Proteins encoded within one genomic window of Scheffersomyces stipitis CBS 6054 chromosome 3, complete sequence:
- a CDS encoding predicted protein, producing MSFTTTAEIAQFGGKLYKLSHNSVTTKTKMDVNVFVPSKKDESTKLPVLLYLSGLTCTPNNASEKSFFQYFAAKYGFAIVFPDTSPRGANIAGEDDSWDFGTGAGFYVDATTDPWKNNYKMYSYVHEELQSELASQFPDLDFSRISITGHSMGGFGALSGFLKNPGKYQSVSAFSPISNPSTCPWGEKNFGNYLGPDKEAWYKYDPTHLIKEYSHENQPTILIHQGKSDGFYKDKQLQPEIFEAAAKDAGYKGGVDLNIVEGYDHSYFFIATFVEDHAKHHAKYLGLVE from the coding sequence ATGAGCTTTACCACCACCGCTGAAATCGCCCAATTTGGCGGAAAATTATACAAATTGTCGCACAATTCTGTTACTACCAAGACTAAGATGGATGTGAATGTCTTCGTACCCTCGAAGAAAGATGAATCGACAAAGCTTCCTGTGTTGCTCTATTTGTCTGGACTCACATGTACGCCCAACAATGCAAGCGAAAAGTCCTTTTTTCAGTATTTTGCAGCTAAATACGGTTTTGCCATAGTATTCCCAGACACTTCACCTCGTGGAGCCAACATCGCCGGAGAAGATGATTCGTGGGATTTCGGTACGGGTGCCGGTTTCTATGTTGACGCCACTACTGATCCTTGGAAAAACAACTACAAAATGTACTCGTATGTCCACGAGGAATTGCAATCTGAATTGGCGTCACAATTCCCTGATTTAGACTTTTCTAGAATCTCCATTACTGGCCATTCTATGGGAGGATTTGGTGCGTTATCGGGatttttgaagaatccCGGAAAGTACCAATCAGTCAGTGCCTTTTCCCCTATTTCTAACCCACTGACTTGTCCTTGGGGAGAAAAAAACTTTGGAAACTACTTGGGCCCAGACAAGGAAGCCTGGTACAAATACGATCCTACTCACTTGATTAAGGAGTACAGCCACGAAAACCAACCTACCATCTTGATCCACCAAGGAAAAAGCGACGGCTTCTACAAAGATAAACAGTTGCAACCAGAGATATTTGAGGCTGCTGCCAAAGATGCTGGCTACAAAGGAGGTGTAGACTTGAATATCGTAGAAGGCTATGATCATTCGTATTTCTTCATCGCTACCTTTGTGGAAGACCATGCCAAGCACCATGCTAAGTATTTGGGTTTGGTTGAATGA
- a CDS encoding putative inorganic phosphate transporter (go_component integral to membrane~go_function transporter activity~go_process transport) yields MSDTDNKKAEAYDATEEATKDEKPLAVQITKESDVSSFLEGELYDVDESNKSYLAKSKILADAINEIGFGRYQYGLFFVAGFGWLSDNAWPIATGLILGRLNEVDGVHAPIGKAPYLTLAQNLGLLAGALVWSLSSDIIGRRWAFNLTFLITGIFAVVAGSSPTFAAIGVFDAFWSFGVGGNLPVDSAIFLEALPKSHQWLLTVMSSWWALGQILANLISWALISNFSCDDTSDVCHKKDNWGWRYFLFTMGGITLLMFIARFAFRVFESPRFYLARGDDVRAIETIERIAKINRKECPITLADLQAIDDLHLDGEDIAPDGKKKNLLIEEKLSKYKFSHIRECFATRKLAISSSLVIFTWGIIGLAFPLYNAFLPYYLETRGDANKPLSVHDTYRNSLIVAVLGVPGALVAGVLVELRIGRKGTLLVSLILTGVFLFGSTTAKTSNANLGWNCAFSFVSNIMYGVLYAYTPEIFFTKIRGTGVGLAASFNRVLGVFAPIIAIYADLTTSAPIFVSGALFIFAGVLTVFFPYEPRGHSSF; encoded by the coding sequence ATGTCAGACACAGACAATAAAAAGGCGGAAGCCTATGACGCGACCGAAGAAGCGACTAAGGACGAGAAGCCCTTAGCAGTTCAGATAACAAAGGAGTCAGATGTTTCTAGCTTCTTAGAAGGAGAGCTCTACGATGTCGATGAGAGTAACAAGAGCTATTTGGCCAAATCAAAGATACTTGCTGATGCCATAAACGAAATTGGATTCGGAAGGTACCAATATGGACTTTTCTTTGTGGCTGGATTCGGTTGGCTATCAGATAATGCCTGGCCCATTGCTACGGGGTTAATTCTTGGTAGATTGAACGAAGTAGATGGAGTGCATGCTCCAATCGGTAAAGCTCCCTACCTCACATTGGCCCAGAACTTAGGTTTGCTTGCCGGCGCCCTTGTATGGTCACTTTCCAGTGATATAATTGGCAGAAGATGGGCATTCAACTTGACGTTCTTGATCACCGGAATCTTTGCTGTAGTAGCAGGAAGCTCTCCTACATTCGCAGCCATTGGAGTGTTTGATGCGTTTTGGTCCTTTGGTGTTGGTGGTAATTTGCCTGTCGATTCTgccatcttcttggaagcaTTGCCCAAATCCCACCAATGGCTTTTGACGGTGATGTCGCTGTGGTGGGCTCTCGGACAAATATTGGCCAATTTGATATCCTGGGCTCTTATTTCGAATTTCTCCTGTGACGATACTTCTGATGTCTGTCACAAAAAGGACAACTGGGGCTGGAGATACTTCTTATTCACCATGGGAGGCATAacattgttgatgttcaTCGCAAGATTCGCTTTTAGAGTGTTCGAATCTCCCAGATTCTACCTAGCTAGGGGCGATGACGTTAGAGCCATTGAGACTATAGAAAGAATCGCTAAAATcaacagaaaagaatgTCCAATCACGTTGGCAGATTTACAGGCTATAGACGATTTACACCTTGATGGAGAAGATATTGCCCCGGACgggaagaagaagaaccttttgattgaagaaaaacTTTCCAAATATAAGTTCTCCCATATCCGTGAATGTTTTGCTACAAGAAAGTTAGCCatctcatcttcattaGTCATTTTCACCTGGGGTATAATTGGTCTTGCCTTCCCTTTGTATAATGCCTTTTTACCGTACTATCTTGAAACCAGAGGTGATGCAAACAAACCATTGAGCGTACACGACACTTACAGAAACTCGTTGATCGTCGCTGTGTTGGGTGTACCTGGGGCCCTTGTTGCTGGAGTCTTGGTTGAACTCAGAATCGGAAGAAAAGGTACCTTGTTAGtctcgttgatcttgaccGGGGTATTCTTGTTTGGCTCTACAACGGCCAAGACAAGCAATGCCAATTTGGGCTGGAACTGTGctttttcatttgtttCCAATATCATGTACGGAGTCTTGTATGCCTATACGCCCGAAATCTTTTTTACTAAGATTAGAGGGACTGGTGTTGGATTGGCAGCTTCTTTCAACAGAGTGCTTGGGGTGTTCGCTCCTATCATTGCCATCTACGCAGACTTGACCACCTCTGCTCCTATATTTGTTAGTGGAGCGTTGTTCATCTTTGCTGGGGTATTGACAGTCTTTTTCCCTTACGAACCCAGGGGCCACTCTAGTTTCTAG